A genomic region of Rhodobacter capsulatus SB 1003 contains the following coding sequences:
- a CDS encoding biotin--[acetyl-CoA-carboxylase] ligase translates to MTAHHPDLLPNLPTLALPVRRRTGIGCAVHHRPVLSSTNSFLAGLARRGAPTGTIVLADHQTAGRGKYDRPWVSRPGESLLASVLLRPSRPLADLAQVTLVIAVAAAEAITRSTGLAPQIKWPNDLMVAGRKLSGILCELVLTPEGDLDHIIAGIGINIAQNRTDFPPELQAIATSISAETGRKVDRFDLFAALVERLDHRLTEWERLGFEPARHAWSVRSCTLGQPVTLSAPQAPRQGIAEALGPDGALCLRTADGTLHSVIFGEIPLAATQATL, encoded by the coding sequence ATGACCGCGCACCATCCCGATCTTCTCCCGAACCTCCCGACGCTTGCCCTTCCCGTCCGGCGTCGGACCGGGATCGGCTGCGCGGTCCACCACCGGCCCGTTCTGTCCTCCACAAACAGCTTCCTGGCCGGTCTGGCGCGGAGGGGCGCGCCCACGGGCACCATCGTTCTGGCCGATCATCAGACGGCCGGACGGGGCAAATACGACCGACCCTGGGTTTCGCGTCCCGGGGAAAGCCTGCTCGCCTCGGTGCTTCTGCGTCCCTCCCGCCCTCTGGCCGATCTGGCGCAGGTGACGCTTGTCATCGCCGTCGCCGCGGCCGAGGCCATCACCCGCAGCACGGGCCTTGCGCCGCAAATCAAATGGCCGAACGACCTGATGGTCGCGGGCCGCAAGCTTTCGGGCATCCTGTGCGAACTGGTGCTGACCCCCGAAGGCGATCTGGATCACATCATCGCGGGCATCGGCATCAACATCGCCCAGAACCGCACGGATTTCCCGCCGGAGCTGCAAGCCATCGCCACCTCGATCAGCGCCGAAACCGGCCGCAAGGTCGACCGCTTCGATCTTTTCGCGGCGCTGGTCGAACGGCTCGACCACCGGCTGACCGAATGGGAACGCCTCGGCTTCGAGCCCGCCCGGCATGCCTGGTCGGTGCGCTCCTGCACGCTGGGCCAGCCCGTCACCCTTTCCGCCCCGCAAGCCCCCCGTCAGGGCATCGCCGAGGCGCTTGGCCCGGATGGCGCGCTCTGTCTGCGCACCGCCGACGGCACCCTTCACAGCGTCATCTTCGGCGAGATCCCCCTCGCCGCGACGCAGGCAACCCTTTGA